A single region of the Drosophila takahashii strain IR98-3 E-12201 chromosome 2R, DtakHiC1v2, whole genome shotgun sequence genome encodes:
- the CysRS gene encoding cysteine--tRNA ligase, cytoplasmic, whose protein sequence is MSKRGQPAWQAPKAADRPKLKLFNSLTRQKEEFVPLEGNNVTWYSCGPTVYDASHMGHARSYISFDILRRILANYFGYNIHYVMNITDIDDKIIRRARQNHLFEEYAREAAKLPLDQLLGQQKEVLQLFQQTCAKNTDPDKKIMLDKTLQRMNDAVEALTQAVGKGLEQEIAEKRQHYLNEAKDPISEWLDSQKGAQINDNAVFEELPRYWEDQFHNDMKSLNILPPDVLTRVSEYVPQIVTFIQKIIDNGLAYAANNSVYFDVNGFDKREKHHYAKLVPEAYGDTKSLQEGEGDLSVAEDRLSEKRSANDFALWKASKAGEPWWDSPWGKGRPGWHIECSAMASDIFGPNFDIHTGGVDLKFPHHDNELAQSEAAFNESEWVKYFLHTGHLTIAGCKMSKSLKNFVTIQEALKKHSATQLRLAFLLHSWKDTLDYSENTMEMATQYEKFLNEFFLNVKDLTRHVLSDEPRKQFDAWTEVEAALQKKFASSQVQVHAALCDNIDTRSALDAIRELVSASNVYIRDNKARLNSLLLRNVATYITDLLHVFGAISGPRGGIGFPVSGGSGSQAAGADLETTVLPYVQSLAEFRNLVREQAKTLKAFDILKLCDDLRDNVLPNLGVRLEDKDGGKYAVKLVDRDSLLREREAKLAAEAEKAAEKERKKQAAAEAAAAKEAQRRVNPKEMFLGETEKYSAFDENGLPTLDKEGKEVSKGQIKKLQKLQQQQEQRYKEYLASIKA, encoded by the exons ATGTCGAAACGTGGGCAACCGGCGTGGCAAGCTCCCAAGGCGGCGGATCGGCCGAAACTGAAGCTGTTCAACAGCCTCACCCGGCAGAAGGAGGAGTTCGTGCCGCTGGAGGGGAACAATGTAACGTGGTATAGCTGCGGACCCACCGTCTACGATGCCTCGCACATGGGGCATGCCAG ATCTTACATTTCCTTCGACATTCTGCGACGGATTCTGGCCAACTACTTTGGCTACAACATCCACTATGTGATGAACATCACGGACATCGACGACAAGATCATTAGGAGGGCGCGGCAGAACCATCTCTTCGAGGAATATGCTAGAGAAGCGGCCAAACTGCCCCTGGATCAGCTGCTGGGTCAGCAAAAGGAGGTTCTCCAGCTGTTCCAGCAAACATGCGCCAAAAACACCGATCCCGACAAGAAGATCATGCTGGACAAGACCCTGCAGCGCATGAACGATGCCGTGGAGGCGCTCACACAGGCGGTGGGGAAGGGATTGGAGCAGGAGATCGCCGAGAAGCGGCAGCACTACCTAAACGAGGCCAAGGATCCCATTTCCGAGTGGTTGGACTCACAGAAGGGTGCCCAGATCAACGATAATGCTGTGTTCGAGGAACTTCCGAGGTACTGGGAAGACCAGTTCCACAACGACATGAAATCGCTGAAT ATTCTCCCCCCAGATGTTTTAACCCGCGTTTCGGAGTATGTACCCCAGATCGTCACCTTTATCCAAAAGATCATCGACAATGGTCTGGCCTATGCGGCCAACAACTCGGTTTACTTCGATGTAAATGGCTTCGACAAGCGGGAGAAGCATCACTATGCCAAGTTGGTGCCGGAGGCTTATGGCGATACCAAGTCGCTGCAGGAAGGAGAAGGCGATCTATCGGTAGCAGAGGATCGACTGTCCGAGAAGCGTTCTGCCAACGACTTTGCTCTGTGGAAGGCCAGCAAGGCCGGCGAACCCTGGTGGGATAGTCCCTGGGGCAAGGGTCGTCCTGGCTGGCACATCGAATGCTCGGCCATGGCCTCGGATATCTTCGGGCCCAACTTTGATATACACACTGGCGGTGTGGACTTGAAGTTCCCCCATCACGACAATGAGTTGGCCCAATCGGAGGCGGCTTTTAACGAGTCCGAGTGGGTCAAGTACTTCCTGCACACGGGACATCTCACAATTGCCGGCTGCAAGATGTCCAAGTCGCTGAAGAACTTTGTGACCATCCAGGAAGCCCTCAAGAAACACTCGGCCACCCAGCTGCGACTGGCATTCCTGCTGCACTCGTGGAAGGACACGCTGGACTACTCGGAAAACACCATGGAAATGGCCACGCAGTACGAAAAGTTCCTCAAT GAGTTCTTCCTGAATGTCAAGGATCTGACACGCCACGTCCTCTCCGATGAGCCGCGCAAGCAGTTCGATGCCTGGACAGAAGTAGAGGCTGCTCTGCAGAAGAAGTTCGCCAGTTCTCAGGTCCAGGTTCACGCAGCTCTCTGTG ATAACATTGATACTCGCAGCGCCCTTGATGCAATCAGAGAGCTGGTGTCCGCCTCGAATGTCTATATTCGTGACAATAAGGCCCGGCTCAACAGTCTACTGCTTCGCAACGTGGCCACTTATATTACGGATCTGTTGCACGTTTTTGGCGCCATCTCAGGACCTCGTGGTGGCATTGGATTCCCCGTCAGTGGTGGCTCTGGATCCCAGGCAGCTGGTGCTGACCTGGAGACAACCGTCTTGCCTTATGTCCAATCCCTGGCTGAATTCAGGAATTTAGTGCGGGAGCAAGCTAAAACCCTGAAGGCCTTTGACATTCTCAAGCTCTGCGACGATCTGCGAGACAATGTGCTGCCCAATTTGGGTGTGCGATTGGAGGACAAGGATGGCGGAAAGTATGCCGTTAAGCTGGTAGATCGTGACTCACTTTTAAGGGAGCGGGAAGCTAAGCTGGCCGCCGAGGCGGAGAAGGCAGCGGAAAAGGAGCGCAAAAAGCAGGCGGCGGCTGAGGCTGCGGCGGCCAAAGAAGCCCAGCGTCGCGTGAATCCCAAGGAAATGTTCCTCGGCGAAACTGAAAAGTACTCGGCATTCGATGAAAAT GGCCTTCCCACTCTCGACAAGGAGGGCAAAGAAGTTAGCAAAGGTCAAATCAAGAAGCTGCAGAaactccagcagcagcaggagcaacgTTACAAAGAGTATTTGGCATCCATCAAAGCCTAA
- the sotv gene encoding exostosin-2, whose protein sequence is MTKLKNLMSYVTQSRVISHPNPKEQILNCLTYGLLVIVALCAGFLLWDLSNSPRDGFFHGKRDSHTLILDLEHIQEISLNPEAEQRARNVNCTFWDCLNIYKCEHDRLKVYIYPLQEFVDERSDKVATTLSSEYFQILEAVLKSRYYTSNPNEACLFLPSLDLLNQNVFDKHLAGAALASLDFWDRGANHIIFNMLPGGAPTYNTVLDVSTDNAIIFGGGFDSWSYRPGFDVSVPVWSPRVVRGQHAHATAQRKFLLVVAQLNILPRFVRNMRELAAAHSDQLLLLGACESLDLAMRCPLSQHHKALEYPRLLSRGKFCLIGRSLRLGQPDLVEIMSQHCIPVIVVDNYVLPFEDVIDWSLASVRIRENELHSVMQKLKAISSVKIVEMQKQVQWLYSKYFRDLKTVTLTALEVLESRIFPLRARSSRQWNTIDTNARSTFNPLFLPSLAPKSQGFTAVILTYDRVESLFLLIQKLAVVPSLQSILVIWNNQKKSPPHLSTFPSISKPLKIRQTKENKLSNRFYPYPEIETEAILTIDDDIIMLTTDELDFGYEVWREFPDHIVGFPSRIHVWDNVTMRWHYESEWTNQISMVLTGAAFHHKYWSHMYTHAMPGDIKDWVDEHMNCEDIAMNFLVANITNNPPIKVTPRKKFKCPECTNTEMLSADLNHMRERSACIDRFSKIYGRMPLRTVEFRADPVLFRDNFPDKLKRYNDIGSL, encoded by the exons ATGACCAAgttaaagaatttgatgagTTATGTGACCCAGTCACGGGTCATTTCGCACCCCAACCCCAAGGAGCAGATCCTGAACTGCCTGACCTACGGCCTCCTGGTGATTGTGGCCCTCTGCGCGGGTTTCCTGCTCTGGGATCTCTCCAACAGTCCGCGCGATGGCTTCTTCCATGGGAAGAGGGACTCACACACGCTGATCCTCGACCTGGAGCACATCCAGGAGATCTCCCTGAATCCCGAGGCCGAGCAGCGTGCCCGGAACGTGAACTGCACCTTCTGGGACTGCCTAAACATATACAAGTGCGAGCACGACCGCCTGAAGGTGTACATCTATCCGCTGCAGGAGTTTGTGGACGAACGGAGCGACAAGGTGGCCACCACGCTGTCCAGCGAGTACTTCCAGATCCTCGAAGCGGTGCTCAAGAGTCGCTACTACACCTCGAACCCGAATGAGGCGTGCCTCTTCCTGCCCAGCTTGGATTTGCTCAACCAGAATGTCTTCGACAAGCACTTGGCGGGCGCAGCTCTGGCTTCCCTGGATTTCTGGGATCGCGGAGCCAACCACATCATCTTCAACATGCTGCCCGGCGGTGCGCCAACGTACAACACAGTGCTGGATGTGAGCACCGACAATGCCATCATCTTTGGCGGTGGCTTTGACTCCTGGTCCTATCGACCCGGCTTCGATGTCTCCGTTCCCGTCTGGAGTCCGCGGGTGGTGCGCGGACAACATGCTCATGCCACGGCCCAAAGGAAGTTCCTTTTGGTGGTGGCCCAGCTGAATATCCTCCCCCGCTTCGTGAGGAACATGCGGGAGTTGGCCGCGGCGCACAGCGATCAGTTGCTCCTGTTGGGAGCCTGCGAGAGCCTTGATCTCGCCATGCGCTGCCCCCTGTCGCAGCACCACAAAGCCCTGGAGTATCCGCGCCTCCTGTCCCGCGGCAAATTCTGCTTGATTGGCCGCAGTCTTCGCTTGGGTCAGCCCGATCTGGTGGAGATTATGTCGCAGCACTGCATTCCCGTGATTGTCGTGGACAACTATGTATTGCCCTTTGAGGATGTGATTGATTGGTCGCTGGCCTCCGTTCGTATACGCGAAAACGAACTGCATTCGGTGATGCAGAAGCTGAAGGCAATATCCAGTGTCAAGATTGTTGAGATGCAGAAGCAAGTTCAGTGGCTGTACTCCAAGTACTTCAGGGATCTTAAGACCGTCACGCTGACTGCTCTCGAGGTGCTGGAGAGTAGGATATTTCCACTAAGAGCTCGCAGCAGTCGCCAGTGGAATACCATCGACACCAACGCCCGATCCACCTTCAATCCTCTTTTCCTGCCTTCGCTGGCGCCAAAGTCGCAGGGTTTCACAGCCGTCATCCTCACCTACGATCGCGTGGAGAGTCTGTTTCTGCTGATCCAGAAGCTGGCTGTGGTGCCCTCGCTGCAAAGTATTCTGGTGATTTGGAACAACCAGAAGAAGTCTCCGCCGCACT TATCTACTTTTCCCTCTATATCGAAACCCTTGAAAATCCGGCAAACCAAGGAGAACAAGCTGTCCAACCGATTCTACCCATATCCGGAGATCGAAACGGAAGCTATTTTAACCATAGACGATGACATCATCATGCTGACAACAGATGAGTTAGATTTTGG CTACGAAGTTTGGCGCGAGTTTCCCGATCACATTGTCGGCTTTCCCAGTCGCATTCATGTCTGGGACAATGTCACCATGCGCTGGCACTACGAATCGGAGTGGACAAACCAGATATCCATGGTGCTAACCGGAGCTGCCTTCCATCACAAGTACTGGAGCCACATGTACACACATGCCATGCCGGGGGACATTAAGGATTGGGTGGATGAGCACATGAACTGCGAGGACATTGCCATGAACTTCCTGGTGGCCAACATCACCAACAATCCTCCGATTAAGGTCACTCCGAGGAAGAAGTTCAAGTGTCCGGAATGCACCAATACGGAAATGCTTTCCGCCGATCTGAATCACATGAGGGAACGATCGGCCTGCATTGATCGCTTCTCCAAGATCTATGGCCGCATGCCGCTGCGCACGGTGGAGTTTAGAGCGGACCCCGTTTTGTTCCGGGACAATTTCCCCGACAAGTTGAAGCGCTACAACGACATTGGTAGCTTATAA
- the LOC108066209 gene encoding ATP synthase subunit s, mitochondrial — MLLLNKLPRISQQLLTRDAKDQRGIWGYVAVAFNQVDAERLAKVGANRLCAEWVVKNGGGVRFVENPTKLWKDYNSLPGENTQFCLKVVDASNSSIMKIGLEHLKGCKSIDTVIFHNCKHLENDGLEGLHHIDSSLERLQVSGCYNITDSGLAAIGELHNLRQLLIFDMIFVKNMEAVAANLKRQLPNCDIKATKLGVTLKPKE; from the coding sequence ATGTTGTTATTGAATAAGCTCCCCAGGATATCGCAACAACTGCTCACAAGGGACGCAAAGGATCAGCGAGGAATTTGGGGCTATGTGGCCGTCGCCTTCAACCAGGTGGACGCGGAGCGGCTGGCCAAAGTGGGTGCAAACCGTCTATGTGCCGAGTGGGTTGTGAAAAACGGAGGCGGAGTGCGATTCGTGGAGAATCCCACAAAGCTTTGGAAGGATTACAACTCCCTGCCCGGGGAAAATACTCAGTTTTGCCTCAAGGTAGTGGACGCCTCCAATTCGTCGATCATGAAAATAGGCCTGGAGCATTTAAAGGGCTGCAAGAGCATCGACACGGTCATTTTCCACAATTGCAAGCACTTGGAGAACGACGGTCTGGAGGGACTGCATCATATCGACAGCTCTCTGGAACGATTGCAGGTTTCCGGCTGCTACAACATCACCGATTCCGGACTGGCCGCCATCGGGGAGCTTCACAACCTGAGGCAACTGCTGATCTTCGACATGATTTTCGTCAAGAACATGGAGGCAGTGGCCGCCAATCTGAAGAGACAGCTTCCGAACTGCGATATCAAGGCCACTAAACTAGGCGTTACGCTGAAGCCCAAAGAgtga